Genomic window (Musa acuminata AAA Group cultivar baxijiao chromosome BXJ1-9, Cavendish_Baxijiao_AAA, whole genome shotgun sequence):
CAGTTGTTTTATGCTCATAGTAGCAAGAATTAGATACAACTCGTCTACCTCTATTGAGCTTAGCAGTGGTAGATTAGTTGGTACATGATGAAATATtctacaagaaaaataatttatgatCTCATGTCAATCACATATAATATGAGAAAATAActcattttatttatatttaataatttatgcaTTATAATATTTTAGCTTGTTATATAAATTcagttataaaaatatatataattatatcaaatcaaataaatcatttattttttcgtttgatgaagataatattttgattttgatttgaaaATAATTCTAAGATGAACCTTTCATCTTTGTAGTATTTTCAATCATGATTTATGATACAATTTGTTTCATtacttttaatttattttctttcaCTAAGCCTTGCGTAACTTAGGAAACTAAATTAGAATTATTCTAAATATTAGAGGGTGACAACTTATAACATACAAAATAAcctataaattaattaaatttatctaAATTAGTAAGTAAATAATATTGGTCCCGCGTCAAGGAACCATCTCGTTATGAACATGAACCAGTTGAAATCCTTGGACTATCCTAGCCTCACGCTCGGGTTCCTGTTCCATTATTAGCTCATTAGTTCTCAACGCGCAGGATCATGTGGCCGATGAAGGGAAGCGAAGAACGAGACTCCACCTTCGTCCCATCACCTCAAGCTCAGCTGCGATGAAAAGTTGACATATTTTTAGTGGAAAAAGGAACCGAGATGGCAGGGTCAGTCTGTTGGCAGATCCAAGTTCAGGACGTTTGGGAGTAAATATGACTGGAAAAAAGGGAAAGAATTGGCTGCTTACTTTGGAGTGAAGGTAAAGTGAAAGCAGACGGCAAAAACTGTACGAGCCAATTACAAGGCAATCACCATTTACCAGAGTGCAAAACCTCTCTCCTCtcgcctctctcctctctctctctctctctccgcagaAGCTACTGTCGCTGACACTCGAAAACTGACCCCAGCTTCATTTTTCCTTTTGCTCCCATCAAATAAACCCTTCCATCACAAGAGCTCGCAGCACCTACATCTTGAGAGAGCGCAAAGGTCAGCCTGGCAGCGGGAGAAGCATTTAATGCAACCGCCACGGTTTCCAATATCTCTGCTCCTCCACATTCTTGTATGCCAACACACGCGTGCGGAGTATTGGAAATCGGTTCGTGATCACTGTGATTGCTACTAAACATTCGCGTATGTgggattataatattttatgagaGTACGTTCTTCTTCATGGGGATAAGGAGGGACTTGCATCATGAACTATATGCATGCACAATGTAACTGGAGGAATGTTTGCTTAGGATGGGGATAGAAGATCCCCAACCGACCCTGATGGGTAGCTCTCAGGTCAAGTAGTCGTGTAGAGCCCATTAATTGGCCGTTGGGGGAAATTTATGGCGGGAGGAAGGCGAGTTAGTTAAGTTAGGTGGCTTTGCCCTATGTTTTTCCCTCCCCCGCCCCgtttttcatttctttttctttcatattTTATTAGGTGGTCCGTCTGGAAGGCGGGGGGCGTATTGGCCGTAGACCTATCCCGCCTCCTTGACTGGTGCCTCCACCCACAGCGCGTGGGGCTGTGGCGTGCACATGAGGGTGCCTGTGCCATCTTGTCACCTCGACGCATGACAGGACACGTGGGATGGGTGACTGAGAAGTTGAGCGGTACCCACCTTTCCTACCAACTGATATAATACACAGACAGAGATCGAGATAGGAGTGGTTGGGTGGGCGTCGTGCGGCCTCGATTCTCATGCAATCTCTTGGAATGTCTCCGTGTCCCTTTAACAGTGACCCACGAAGCATCACTCTCCTCCCATCTATACCTACATTTGCATGTTTTATATTTCATATCAAATTCTACCAAATCCTTCCTCTAATTCTTCGCCATTCATGTACGTGCTAGCTTGGGTTGGAAAACTCAGTGTTAGCTGAACTCTACTCCATCATCTTTCATCTTTAATAtttaaagatgaaaaatcaacttTATTTAATATGAAAAATCATCAAACACAAATATTTAATATTCAACTTTATTTAGTTTGACACAGcggaaaaaataaaagagaagaaagtggTACTAAATTGACATTTTATACAGTTGGTGAGATGGGAAGATGAATCAAACGTCTGTGTCCGACTTCCGAGGAGAGCAGACCTCCGCGTCTTATCGTGTCTATGATTGAACTGCATCAAACCAAACAATTCACTCTGTTTTccttgatcataatttttttagatttcgAACTCGGAACGATCATATCAGTAAGACCTTTGACTTTGATTCCTccgctctctttttcttttctcttctcggATGCAGCGTTTATTAATGACGACGTTATCGACATCTTCGTTGCAAATTTCTTCACCTTAACACAAATTTCTTTTTATCGACTCACATATGTAATCTGCTATCAatcaaaaccttttttttttcctcgctgaacaaaaaaatattatatttttaagaaaacCAGCATAAGACACTCTTTCAGCGAAAAAACaagagtagaaaaaaaaaaaagaaaaaaaaaaaaggaagggtgTCATGGGAAAGATGGAGAGGCAGAGATTGATAATGGTATTGATGTCGCACGAACTGCGGTCCTGCGAGTTTTTGTACGGGCACGGAAAAGTTATTTCCCAACTCGTGCAATCGCCCCCATCTCCCCACTCCCAAGATCGGAACAGTCTCCTCCCCGTCTGCTGTCTTCTGACCGACCCCTCTTGAATGCATGCACCGCTTGTTGttgtccatatatatatatatatatatatatatatatatatatatatatatatatagaggttgTCCATATAATATCACTGATTCTATTATGGCTTCTatctctcttctttctctctctagccTTCCTGTGCCCACCGCCTCTACAAGTTGAAGCCTTCAGTGTGACAGAGTACTGGCACAGAACTTCACCATTTCGAAATAAGAAACACCGATGTCAAATCAAGGTTTTTGGTGCTGCCACAAGGTGACAAAAGTTGGATCAAGAGGTTAAGAATGACCTTTTAGAGCCCATGCAAAGGGTAGAAGAAGAACACCAACCATTAAAGACAGCTCGAAAATTTTGCCAAGGTTTTGAGCTTGTGTTACTTGTAGAGTATTTGCCATCACTCCCACAAATGTTGCTGTGTTGCTCTTCTCCCTCTCATTCTACCTCGTCCTTCTGCTACAGAAGTGATCATAACGTAAGGTTTACTGAAACAATGTCCAAACATGCATGTAACCTATTCAAAACCAGGATTTCAATCAATAGACCAAGGCAATTGTTTGCTGCTTGTTAGGGTTTGATATAATTTTGTGCTGGCATTCGATGTGTATTAAACAAATTGGAAATTGAAATGGAATGCTAACATGTTTTCTGCCTAATGCTTTCATTTGCAGGAGAAGGGGCAATTAATAGCGTCGTAGAACCTGCAGCAACAGTAATAAGCCACATTGCCTTTTGACATTTGGGATCGGCGCAGCGGAGTACAAATACGTCTTGTTATAAGCAGTGAAGCTACAGATGTTTGTACTTGATCTCAATTTGTTCACCCACGCACGCATAAATCTCCTACGCCAGCCTTGCATTTACTTCTTCCCACCTCCATCGAACTTATCTACTTTCCTGTTTAAACCCTCGTCCAGGTGTTCTTTGTACGAAACACACAGGGAATGGCCTTTAATCACACCCcctcaccccccctcccctcctccAAACTGCTGCCTATATCTGAACCCTAACCACTCCCCGGTTTCAGTGCTTCCCTATAATAACCCACTCCCTTTCTCTTCCGCCAAAACCTCAAGCGCGCCCAAGATCATCACAGACTCGCCTTGGGTAGTGAGGGGTTGCTGCGTGTGCCATGGAGGAAGTGGAAGTGCTGTGGGAGTTAATCGGAGACGACGTTTCCGAGCAAGGGCTACCTCCTGGTTTCAGGTTTCACCCAACAGATGAAGAGCTTGTCACCTTCTACTTAGCCTCCAAGGTCTTCAACGGGGGTTTCTGCGGTGTGGACATTGTTGAGGTCGATCTGAACAGATGTGAGCCGTGGGAGCTCCCAGGTATGGCTTATCCCAACCAGAACTCCATCGATCTCATGTGCGTCTATTTACTTGTTGCCTGCCAACATGCCTTCGCTCTCTCCAGTGAAGACACAGTAAAATGCCATTCTGAATGCGTGTCTATTAAATACTGGGatataaaagaagagagagatcTTCTGTGTCTTCTATCAATGAGCATCGCTAGTATCATCATGACTAAGTTATGATTCCTATTCCGGAGTCTTTTCCGACATCAGCACAGATTCCAGACTATTCTTTTGCTTCTCTTCCATGCACTCCTATAATCCACTCCCTCTGTCCTTCTGAAACGTCTACCTTGCATTGTTTCAGAAGGTGTTGTCTTTCTTCTTGTATACAGATCACTCTAATGGATACCTAGAAGCATAAATATTAAGGTGCCCAGGATGAGAGATCACTAATTCTATTGACGAGAGAGCAGCAATATAACATATATCTTCTGCAGCTTTAGTTCCAAAACTAAGAACAGAGCTAGCTATATATCGGTGGCGTAAATCTTCCGTAACTATAACTGCTGGCTAGGGAACTCTAAAATATGGTTCTGTGCTTGTTCATTATGTTTCGCACGAACTGATTGTCTAATGATGGGATGGCACATGATTTATGGTTTTGTGATGACTGGATGACACAGAGGTGGCGAAGATAGGGGAGAgggagtggtacttcttcagcctAAGAGACAGGAAGTATCCGACGGGGCTGAGGACCAACAGGGCCACCGGGGCCGGCTACTGGAAGGCTACCGGCAAGGACCGGGAGGTGCACAGCGCCACCAGCGGTGCCCTCGTGGGCATGAAGAAGACCCTGGTCTTCTACAAGGGGAGGGCTCCACGCGGGGAGAAGACCAAGTGGGTCCTACACGAGTATCGCCTCGACGGGGAATACTACTGCCGCCTCGCCTGCAAGGTAGTAATCAATCGTTTTTTGTCCAAAACTGTGATCGCCATCTCGAAGCTTGGTTACCTACTTCTCGAGTGAGCTTGGGCAAACTGCATGCACTGCTTAAACTCAAGTTCCTTTCGATCATGTATATGATCGAAACTGCATGACTGTACTTTTATTGTCTAACAACATTCCATTTCGTGGCTACAGTACAAACAAAGGGCATGATAATACTCTAAATTGCACCTCTTTGCAATTGTTTTGCAGGAGGAATGGGTGATGTGCAGAATATTTCACAAGTCAGCAGGAGATCATAGGAAGAGTCAATACTACCCAAACCACGCCTTCCTCTTGgacccttcctcctcttccaacCCTTGCTTTCCCCCATTCCTCGACCTGCCACACCTGCAAGACCCCATCCACAGCCTCCTTCA
Coding sequences:
- the LOC103998473 gene encoding protein CUP-SHAPED COTYLEDON 3; this translates as MEEVEVLWELIGDDVSEQGLPPGFRFHPTDEELVTFYLASKVFNGGFCGVDIVEVDLNRCEPWELPEVAKIGEREWYFFSLRDRKYPTGLRTNRATGAGYWKATGKDREVHSATSGALVGMKKTLVFYKGRAPRGEKTKWVLHEYRLDGEYYCRLACKEEWVMCRIFHKSAGDHRKSQYYPNHAFLLDPSSSSNPCFPPFLDLPHLQDPIHSLLQSGKLPPFNFYQEPNSLFPLLPLPSTTTTLPSLHETRCSSNDDRSFQPPQQEETGIPSWLDPYLQNPLLYEMGLPPLGLGGVVHHDLTFMDETAAGESGPLVS